In one Paracoccus everestensis genomic region, the following are encoded:
- the hslO gene encoding Hsp33 family molecular chaperone HslO, which translates to MSKINQIAWDDTVLPFQLDRSDIRGRVARLDGVLDHILSRHDYPAPVGAMVAELALLAALVGPTVKLRWKLSMQVRGNGAIRTLAADYYAPEHDGAPARIRAWASFDADRLDDRPPFQQVGEGYFAILIDQGQGSLPYQGITPLAGGSLSACAQTYFAQSEQLPTRFQLASGMSRLTGQDSHWRAGGVMLQTLPATSMQGEGGSGEGGLIQAADILQGAESEDWNRANLLLDTVEVLELIGPSVGPTDLLLRLFHEEEPRVFDTQRVEFGCSCTADRVRNTLSIYSAKDIAHMTTDAGIVTADCQFCGAHYEFDPQSLGFEATLDADGQPLSDRAAE; encoded by the coding sequence ATGAGCAAGATCAACCAGATCGCGTGGGACGACACGGTTTTGCCGTTCCAGCTGGACCGTTCGGACATTCGCGGCCGTGTCGCGCGCCTAGACGGGGTGCTGGACCACATCCTGTCGCGCCACGATTACCCCGCGCCCGTGGGTGCCATGGTGGCCGAACTGGCGCTGCTGGCGGCCCTCGTCGGCCCGACCGTCAAGCTGCGCTGGAAGCTGAGCATGCAGGTCCGCGGCAATGGCGCGATCCGCACGCTGGCCGCCGATTATTATGCCCCCGAACACGACGGCGCACCCGCCCGCATCCGGGCCTGGGCCAGCTTTGACGCCGACCGCCTGGACGACCGTCCGCCCTTTCAGCAGGTGGGCGAGGGGTATTTTGCGATCCTGATCGACCAGGGCCAAGGCTCGCTGCCCTATCAGGGGATCACGCCGCTTGCCGGCGGTTCGCTGTCGGCCTGCGCCCAAACCTATTTCGCGCAATCCGAGCAGTTGCCGACCCGGTTCCAGCTGGCCAGCGGAATGTCGCGCCTGACAGGCCAGGACAGCCATTGGCGCGCCGGGGGCGTGATGCTGCAAACCTTGCCTGCCACCTCCATGCAAGGCGAAGGCGGCAGCGGTGAAGGCGGGCTGATCCAGGCCGCCGACATCCTGCAAGGCGCCGAATCCGAGGATTGGAACCGCGCCAACCTGTTGCTGGACACGGTCGAAGTGCTGGAACTGATCGGCCCCTCGGTCGGGCCCACGGATCTGCTGCTGCGCCTGTTCCACGAGGAGGAACCGCGCGTCTTCGACACGCAGCGGGTGGAATTCGGCTGTTCCTGCACTGCCGACCGGGTGCGCAACACGCTGTCGATCTATTCGGCCAAGGACATCGCGCATATGACCACGGATGCGGGCATCGTCACCGCCGATTGCCAGTTCTGCGGCGCGCATTACGAATTCGACCCGCAAAGCCTGGGGTTCGAAGCCACGTTGGATGCCGACGGCCAGCCCCTGTCCGACAGGGCGGCCGAGTGA
- a CDS encoding CoA pyrophosphatase, with amino-acid sequence MIPDWSEDRLRQALSVTAGPTSDYDLNPDVAPPAGNLRPAGVLAAFHQDNGRLVLTKRASGLRHHPGQIALPGGKVDPADADVIAAALREAQEEVGLDPAQVDLLGTLPPHRTVTGFAVTPVIGIIRGPFDPRPEPGEVDEAFTLPFAHVADPSRYRVERRRWREGWRSYHAAPFGPYYLWGATARILLSLAKRMGA; translated from the coding sequence GTGATCCCGGACTGGTCCGAGGATCGCCTGCGCCAGGCCCTGTCCGTCACGGCGGGGCCGACATCGGATTACGACCTGAACCCGGACGTGGCACCCCCTGCGGGCAACCTGCGTCCGGCGGGGGTGCTGGCGGCGTTCCATCAGGACAACGGCCGGCTGGTCCTGACCAAGCGCGCATCGGGGCTGCGCCACCATCCCGGCCAGATCGCCCTGCCGGGCGGCAAGGTCGATCCGGCGGATGCCGACGTCATTGCCGCCGCCCTGCGCGAGGCGCAGGAGGAGGTGGGGCTGGATCCCGCGCAGGTCGATCTGCTGGGCACCCTACCCCCCCACCGAACTGTGACAGGCTTTGCCGTGACCCCCGTCATCGGCATCATCCGCGGCCCCTTCGACCCCCGCCCCGAACCGGGCGAGGTGGACGAAGCCTTTACCCTGCCCTTTGCCCATGTCGCCGATCCTTCTCGCTATCGCGTGGAACGCCGGCGCTGGCGCGAAGGCTGGCGCAGCTATCACGCGGCGCCCTTTGGCCCATACTACTTGTGGGGCGCGACCGCGCGGATCCTGCTGAGCCTGGCCAAGAGGATGGGGGCGTGA
- a CDS encoding L,D-transpeptidase family protein yields the protein MFKPTRRTVAFSLLAFVAACGKPESKFKGYNGPAVTQVVVNKGARKMYLLHGTTVLKSYDVGLGNVPVGHKQFEGDGKTPEGVYFIDRFNPRSRYHLSVGVSYPNPQDAALATALGRHAGGDIFIHGRGPEGNRFAQSNRDWTAGCIAVKDEEIEEVYAMLRPGVPIVINP from the coding sequence ATGTTCAAGCCAACTCGCCGCACCGTCGCATTTTCCTTGCTCGCCTTTGTGGCGGCTTGCGGCAAGCCGGAAAGCAAGTTCAAGGGCTATAACGGCCCAGCCGTGACCCAGGTCGTGGTCAACAAGGGCGCCCGCAAGATGTATCTTCTGCACGGCACGACCGTGCTGAAATCCTATGACGTGGGCCTGGGCAACGTGCCCGTGGGCCACAAGCAGTTCGAAGGCGATGGCAAGACGCCCGAGGGGGTTTACTTCATAGACCGCTTCAACCCGCGCAGCCGGTATCACCTTTCGGTTGGCGTGTCCTATCCCAACCCGCAGGATGCCGCCCTGGCAACCGCACTGGGCCGTCACGCAGGCGGCGACATCTTCATCCATGGCCGTGGCCCCGAGGGCAACCGTTTCGCCCAAAGCAATCGCGACTGGACCGCAGGCTGCATCGCCGTCAAGGACGAGGAGATCGAGGAGGTCTATGCGATGCTGCGCCCCGGGGTTCCCATCGTGATCAACCCCTGA
- a CDS encoding ABC transporter ATP-binding protein — MTLHHHLGRLIDAFRPADGPPPATLLAFFRWCLAGAGGGLTLAAIASALGGVADVVAAVLLGWVVDAIATGDPGAFWSQNGLLVAAFAGFFLLLRPVIFGLSTATSSVIIGPNVLPLVLSRIHRWTMGHSVAFFDNDFAGRLAQKQMQTARAVTDVASEMVNVVAFALASILGSAAFLVSVDGWGAVALILWLLSYLVLIKFFLPRIRAKSGARASARAMITGQVVDTITNIKTVKLFAHAEHEDRAALGAMAGFRDRALDFGVVSSTFRMSLMVIAGVLPVILVGGSIMLWRQGQATPGDVAAAGAIAMRLSQMTGWVSMALMGIWGSVGEVEDGMKTLSPPHALTDAPDALPLDRVAGRVDFDHVGFAYGRDAGGLQDVDLHIRAGEKVGIVGASGAGKSTMVALLLRLYDVEKGAIRIDGQDLRHVTQESLRRQIGMVTQETAMFNRSARDNILYGRPGATQPEIEAAARAAEAHDFILTLQDHAGRKGYDAHLGERGVKLSGGQRQRIALARAFLKDAPILVLDEATSALDSEVEAQVQDALVRAMKGKTVLAIAHRLSTIAELDRIVVMDDGQIVEQGSHAQLLARGGLYARYWNRQSGGFLGTEEAAE; from the coding sequence ATGACCCTGCACCACCACCTCGGCCGCCTGATCGACGCCTTTCGCCCCGCCGACGGTCCGCCGCCCGCGACGCTGCTGGCCTTTTTCCGCTGGTGCCTGGCGGGGGCCGGCGGAGGGCTGACGCTGGCCGCCATCGCCTCGGCCTTGGGCGGGGTCGCGGATGTCGTGGCGGCGGTGCTACTGGGCTGGGTGGTCGATGCCATCGCCACGGGCGATCCGGGTGCCTTCTGGTCCCAGAACGGACTTCTGGTGGCGGCATTTGCAGGATTTTTCCTGTTGCTGCGTCCCGTGATCTTCGGCCTGTCCACGGCCACATCCAGCGTGATCATCGGCCCGAACGTGTTGCCCCTTGTGTTGTCGCGCATCCACCGCTGGACGATGGGCCATTCGGTCGCCTTCTTCGACAACGACTTCGCGGGCCGCCTGGCGCAAAAGCAGATGCAGACCGCCCGCGCCGTCACCGATGTCGCATCCGAGATGGTGAACGTGGTGGCCTTTGCCCTGGCCTCGATCCTGGGATCGGCGGCGTTTCTGGTGTCCGTCGATGGTTGGGGGGCGGTGGCCCTGATCCTGTGGCTGTTGTCCTATCTGGTGCTGATCAAGTTCTTCCTGCCGCGCATCCGGGCGAAATCGGGTGCCCGCGCATCGGCCCGCGCGATGATCACGGGCCAGGTCGTCGATACCATCACCAACATCAAGACCGTCAAGCTGTTTGCCCATGCCGAACACGAGGATCGCGCCGCCTTGGGCGCCATGGCCGGATTCCGCGACCGGGCGCTGGATTTCGGTGTGGTCAGCAGCACCTTTCGGATGTCGCTGATGGTGATCGCGGGCGTGTTGCCCGTGATCCTGGTGGGTGGGTCGATCATGCTGTGGCGGCAGGGCCAGGCCACGCCGGGCGACGTGGCGGCGGCAGGCGCCATCGCCATGCGCCTGAGCCAGATGACCGGCTGGGTCAGCATGGCGCTGATGGGCATCTGGGGCAGCGTGGGCGAGGTCGAGGACGGCATGAAGACCCTGTCCCCGCCCCATGCCCTGACCGATGCGCCGGACGCCCTGCCGCTGGACCGCGTCGCGGGGCGCGTCGACTTCGATCATGTGGGCTTTGCCTATGGCCGCGATGCTGGCGGGTTGCAGGACGTGGACCTGCATATCCGTGCGGGCGAAAAGGTCGGCATCGTCGGCGCCTCGGGCGCGGGCAAGTCCACCATGGTCGCGCTGCTGCTGCGTCTTTACGACGTGGAAAAGGGCGCGATCCGCATCGACGGGCAGGATCTTCGCCATGTGACCCAAGAAAGCCTGCGCCGCCAGATCGGCATGGTCACGCAGGAAACGGCGATGTTCAACCGCTCGGCCCGCGACAACATCCTGTACGGCCGCCCCGGCGCCACCCAGCCCGAGATCGAGGCTGCCGCACGGGCAGCCGAGGCGCATGACTTCATCCTGACCCTTCAGGATCACGCGGGGCGCAAAGGCTATGACGCGCATCTGGGCGAACGCGGGGTCAAGCTGTCGGGCGGACAGCGCCAACGGATCGCGCTTGCCCGCGCCTTCCTCAAGGACGCCCCGATCCTGGTCCTGGACGAGGCCACAAGCGCCCTGGACAGCGAGGTCGAGGCCCAGGTCCAGGACGCCCTGGTGCGCGCCATGAAGGGCAAGACCGTGCTGGCCATCGCGCACCGCCTGTCCACCATCGCGGAGCTGGACCGGATCGTCGTCATGGACGACGGGCAGATCGTTGAACAGGGCAGCCATGCGCAACTGCTGGCGCGCGGGGGGCTTTACGCCCGTTACTGGAACCGTCAGTCGGGCGGCTTCCTGGGGACCGAGGAAGCGGCGGAATGA
- a CDS encoding NUDIX domain-containing protein yields the protein MIRRYGHPPQPGQRHRLRPGAYALLVRDGRLLLTHQSAPEAEFQLPGGGIDPGESGLRALHREVFEETGWTIGNARRLGAYRRFAFMPNYGQYAEKLCHIWIARPILRLSAPTELHHSARWTSPRAAMDLLADPGARAFLARFRHVI from the coding sequence ATGATCCGCCGATACGGCCATCCCCCGCAACCCGGTCAGCGTCACAGGTTGCGCCCGGGCGCCTATGCCCTGCTGGTTCGCGACGGACGGCTGCTGCTGACCCACCAGTCCGCGCCGGAAGCCGAATTCCAACTGCCCGGCGGCGGCATCGATCCCGGCGAATCCGGGTTGCGCGCCCTGCACCGCGAGGTGTTCGAGGAAACCGGCTGGACCATCGGCAACGCCCGCAGGCTGGGCGCCTATCGCCGATTCGCTTTCATGCCGAATTATGGGCAATACGCCGAAAAGCTGTGCCACATCTGGATCGCCCGCCCGATCCTGCGCTTGTCCGCCCCGACCGAGTTGCATCACAGCGCCCGTTGGACCAGCCCACGTGCTGCCATGGACCTACTGGCCGACCCGGGCGCGCGAGCCTTCCTGGCCCGGTTCCGGCACGTGATCTAG
- a CDS encoding PP2C family protein-serine/threonine phosphatase — MKRANRQTPVLAKPSTNRLTRRVLVVSPNAAQRRIFATQLKRAHYEVMEAGSVADALQLCQRNEPDIILSDWSLPGRAGMESGLDLCRAFRAGERRNYGYFVLLTSAQDNEDIARGLEAGADDFLTKPVTQQELLVRLAAGERILRVEEDLRASNARLRTALDQLRDTQAAIDRDLTEARKLQQGLVKQRSGRFGSIQLSLLLRPAGHIGGDLVGFFPIGEDRVGIYALDVSGHGVTAALLTAQLSVHLSGSSDQNVALRAAQTGTDAVSPAALAHFFNNMMLEEMATDTYYTMIYADLNHATGRLRMVQAGHPHPVLQRADGTVRPLGNGGMPIGVFENPIFDEIDLMLEPGDRLLICSDGITEATSPAGRLLGDDGVEAILRTNAFLGGHVFLESMAWSVSEYCRGERQDDMSAVLIEYLAPAEALPLPGR; from the coding sequence GGCGCGTCCTGGTTGTCAGCCCCAATGCCGCGCAACGGCGCATCTTCGCGACCCAGCTGAAGCGCGCCCATTACGAGGTGATGGAGGCGGGGTCGGTCGCCGACGCGCTGCAACTGTGCCAGCGGAACGAACCCGACATCATCCTGTCAGACTGGTCCCTTCCCGGCCGGGCGGGAATGGAATCCGGGTTGGATCTGTGCCGGGCCTTCCGGGCCGGTGAACGGCGCAACTACGGCTATTTCGTGCTGCTGACTTCGGCCCAGGACAACGAGGATATCGCCCGAGGACTGGAGGCCGGGGCGGACGATTTCCTGACCAAGCCCGTCACCCAACAGGAATTGCTGGTGCGCCTGGCCGCCGGCGAACGCATCCTGCGGGTCGAGGAGGATTTGCGCGCCAGCAATGCCCGACTTCGCACGGCCCTGGACCAGTTGCGCGACACCCAGGCCGCCATCGACCGCGACCTGACCGAGGCGCGGAAGCTGCAGCAAGGCCTGGTCAAGCAGCGGTCGGGCCGTTTCGGGTCGATCCAGCTGTCGCTGTTGCTGCGCCCTGCGGGCCATATCGGCGGCGACCTGGTGGGATTTTTCCCTATCGGAGAGGACCGGGTGGGCATATACGCCCTGGACGTGTCGGGCCATGGGGTGACGGCGGCGCTGCTGACGGCGCAGTTGTCGGTGCATCTGTCGGGATCGTCCGACCAGAACGTCGCCCTGCGCGCAGCACAAACCGGGACCGATGCAGTCAGCCCGGCTGCCTTGGCGCATTTCTTCAACAACATGATGCTCGAGGAGATGGCGACCGACACCTATTACACGATGATCTATGCCGATCTGAACCATGCGACGGGGCGGCTGCGGATGGTGCAGGCGGGCCATCCCCATCCGGTCCTGCAACGCGCGGACGGGACCGTCCGTCCCTTGGGCAATGGCGGAATGCCCATCGGCGTCTTCGAAAATCCGATCTTCGACGAGATCGACTTGATGCTGGAACCGGGCGACCGGCTGCTGATCTGTTCGGACGGCATCACCGAGGCCACGAGCCCCGCAGGCCGCCTGCTGGGCGACGACGGGGTCGAGGCGATCCTGCGCACCAACGCCTTTCTGGGCGGCCATGTGTTCCTGGAATCCATGGCCTGGTCGGTGTCGGAATATTGCCGGGGCGAACGACAGGACGATATGTCCGCGGTGCTGATCGAATATCTGGCCCCCGCCGAAGCCCTGCCCCTGCCCGGCCGCTAG
- a CDS encoding class I SAM-dependent RNA methyltransferase yields MTLWSVERLGRRGDGVAVGNAGRALAALTLPGEEIEGEAEGGRIAAPRIVTPSPDRVRPVCAHYRACGGCSLMHATEGFTTAWKQQVVTAALAVRGLPVPIAGIYVSPPRSRRRAVLSGRRTKKGALVGFHARASDVIVDLAECHVMRPEITAALPLLRRITAAGASRGGELSMTVIHGPAGLDLTVTGGKPLDPGLFQTLAALAEEGDLARLTWQDQTGDVQPITRRPPALPMGRARVLPPPGGFLQATAEGEAALLGAVRNFTAGATRIVDLFSGCGTFSLPLAETASVHAVEGLAAPLAALDAGWRGAPGLNRVTTEIRDLARRPLMTDELNRFDAIVIDPPRGGAEAQVREIAASRVNRLAFVACDPVNFSRDAQLLAEGGFVLDRLIVVDQFRWSPHVETVAEFVRT; encoded by the coding sequence ATGACCCTGTGGAGCGTCGAACGCCTGGGCCGGCGCGGCGACGGGGTGGCCGTGGGCAACGCGGGCCGCGCCCTTGCCGCCCTGACCTTGCCGGGCGAAGAAATCGAGGGCGAGGCCGAGGGCGGCCGCATCGCTGCCCCGCGTATCGTCACCCCCTCGCCCGACCGGGTGCGGCCCGTTTGCGCGCATTACCGCGCCTGCGGTGGGTGTTCGCTGATGCACGCGACCGAAGGCTTTACGACCGCTTGGAAACAGCAGGTGGTGACCGCAGCCTTGGCCGTGCGCGGATTGCCCGTGCCGATCGCAGGGATCTATGTCTCGCCCCCCCGGTCGCGGCGGCGGGCGGTGCTGTCGGGCAGGCGCACGAAAAAGGGCGCCCTTGTCGGCTTTCATGCCCGCGCATCCGACGTGATCGTGGATCTGGCGGAATGCCACGTCATGCGCCCCGAGATCACCGCCGCCCTGCCCTTGCTGCGGCGGATCACCGCCGCCGGCGCCTCTCGCGGCGGCGAGCTGTCCATGACCGTGATCCATGGCCCTGCCGGGCTGGACCTAACCGTGACGGGCGGAAAGCCCTTGGATCCCGGTCTGTTCCAGACCCTCGCCGCCCTGGCGGAGGAAGGCGACCTGGCCCGCCTGACGTGGCAGGATCAGACGGGGGACGTACAGCCGATCACCCGCCGTCCGCCCGCCCTGCCCATGGGCCGGGCGCGGGTTCTCCCTCCGCCCGGCGGCTTTTTGCAAGCAACAGCCGAGGGCGAGGCGGCGCTGCTGGGGGCGGTGCGGAATTTCACGGCAGGGGCAACCCGGATCGTCGATTTGTTTTCTGGCTGCGGGACGTTTTCCCTGCCCTTGGCGGAAACTGCATCGGTCCACGCGGTCGAGGGGTTGGCCGCGCCCCTTGCCGCGCTGGATGCCGGTTGGCGGGGCGCGCCAGGCCTCAACCGCGTCACAACCGAGATTCGCGACCTGGCCCGGCGCCCGCTGATGACCGACGAGCTGAACCGCTTTGACGCAATCGTGATCGACCCCCCTCGGGGCGGGGCCGAGGCCCAGGTCCGGGAAATTGCGGCATCCCGGGTGAATCGCCTGGCCTTCGTGGCATGCGATCCGGTCAATTTCTCAAGGGATGCGCAACTTCTTGCCGAAGGTGGATTTGTGCTGGATCGACTGATCGTGGTTGATCAGTTCCGCTGGTCGCCCCACGTCGAAACCGTGGCGGAATTTGTCAGAACCTAG
- a CDS encoding CCA tRNA nucleotidyltransferase, whose protein sequence is MTQLPAQVTGDPSLQSVFDAIEAGGHRAWLVGGAVRNALLGEPVGDLDLATDAPPDAVMRLAERAGLKPVPTGIDHGTVTVVADGRGFEVTTLRHDVETDGRHAVVAFSDDLDGDARRRDFTMNALYADRHGMVIDPIAGLDDLRARRLRFVGDPARRIAEDYLRILRFFRFLAWYGRDADPAAVTACQSLRDGLDGISRERIGQELRKLLMAPDPVPAVRLMQDTGVLDKVLPDATPDRLYALQSPAPWLARLAALSQADLAHALRLSRSEARDHRTLVTALANDWSFGRIAYRLHGDLAHGAALLVQTGPSGLRPGWPAAQEAVRPLPIAAADLQPHLQGPALGRGLKAAEDAWIDAGFAMPAPALIDIALLAGEAP, encoded by the coding sequence GTGACGCAACTTCCAGCCCAGGTCACGGGGGATCCTTCCCTGCAATCGGTTTTCGACGCCATCGAGGCCGGCGGGCACCGCGCCTGGCTGGTGGGGGGCGCGGTCAGGAACGCGTTGCTGGGCGAACCAGTAGGCGATCTGGACCTGGCCACCGATGCGCCGCCCGACGCCGTGATGCGGCTTGCAGAACGGGCAGGATTGAAGCCTGTGCCGACCGGCATCGACCACGGCACGGTGACGGTCGTGGCCGACGGGCGCGGGTTCGAGGTGACGACCCTGCGCCATGATGTCGAAACCGATGGACGCCATGCAGTCGTGGCCTTTTCGGACGATCTGGACGGGGACGCCCGGCGGCGCGATTTCACCATGAACGCGCTTTACGCCGACCGGCATGGCATGGTCATCGACCCAATTGCGGGCCTTGACGACCTGCGCGCCCGCCGGTTGCGCTTTGTGGGCGATCCCGCCCGGCGCATTGCCGAGGATTACCTGCGCATCCTGCGGTTTTTCCGCTTTCTCGCCTGGTATGGCCGCGACGCCGATCCTGCGGCCGTGACGGCCTGCCAAAGCTTGCGCGATGGCTTGGACGGAATTTCGCGCGAACGCATCGGGCAGGAACTGCGCAAGCTGCTGATGGCCCCCGATCCGGTGCCCGCCGTCCGGCTGATGCAGGATACGGGCGTGCTGGACAAGGTCTTGCCGGATGCGACGCCGGATCGGCTTTATGCGCTCCAATCCCCCGCCCCCTGGCTGGCGCGCCTTGCGGCGTTGTCGCAAGCAGACCTGGCCCATGCCCTGCGCTTGTCGCGGTCCGAGGCGCGCGACCATCGCACCCTTGTCACCGCCTTGGCCAACGACTGGTCCTTTGGCCGCATCGCCTATCGCCTGCACGGCGATCTGGCCCATGGCGCTGCGCTGCTGGTGCAGACCGGCCCGTCCGGCCTCCGTCCCGGCTGGCCCGCTGCGCAGGAGGCCGTCCGCCCGCTGCCCATCGCCGCCGCCGACCTGCAACCGCATCTACAAGGCCCCGCCCTAGGCCGGGGCCTGAAAGCTGCTGAAGATGCCTGGATCGACGCGGGCTTCGCCATGCCCGCCCCTGCCTTGATCGACATCGCCCTTTTGGCCGGAGAGGCCCCATGA